The proteins below are encoded in one region of Myxococcales bacterium:
- a CDS encoding protein phosphatase 2C domain-containing protein has protein sequence MAVDIIYDCMSGAPEPQDRDVFANRLVKAMVRAGERIFLEASNNRNRRGMGTTGTAAGLIDDTLFVAQVGDSRAYLLRDGKLSLITKDQSLVNQLIEAGQLTEEEAEAFEHSNIILQALGTTEEVQVDLTFAQLRQADRLLICSDGLSGLVHDSAIEEILHQEKDPRLACEKLIRLAHSGGGHDNITVIVADFFGPGLKSADDKAEVQYQQYPLPPDVEREGVPQTRKLRVDRAAEATEPIGFHDTVPVSGGPGVHLKRLGVFLISTALLGGLVFLLMLSWPSIHRHFFRNAGKNAISSGESSTMRPHDPAAELVEVRVRTDAEDALLYVDGERYGELPAQEDLSLLFPPGAYRFEARSRGSVVAATLVTVEPGATADVALNLPTGESNQVRRNQAPVLLEPNANPELQEVPPAEPYDEAPPQEQTPTLAPAPQRVPPREQPPAESPPSPPAEP, from the coding sequence ATGGCCGTCGACATTATTTACGATTGCATGTCCGGCGCTCCAGAGCCCCAAGACCGGGACGTTTTTGCGAACCGTTTGGTCAAAGCCATGGTCCGAGCCGGTGAGCGTATCTTTCTTGAAGCGAGCAATAATCGCAATCGCCGTGGGATGGGAACCACCGGAACCGCTGCTGGACTAATCGACGATACCTTGTTTGTCGCTCAAGTGGGCGATAGCCGTGCTTATCTTTTACGTGATGGCAAATTGAGTCTTATCACTAAAGATCAATCGTTGGTTAACCAACTTATCGAAGCAGGTCAGCTCACCGAAGAGGAAGCTGAGGCCTTTGAGCACTCCAACATTATTTTGCAAGCGCTTGGCACTACCGAAGAAGTTCAGGTGGACTTAACCTTTGCGCAACTTAGGCAGGCTGACCGCTTGCTTATTTGCTCTGATGGTCTTTCTGGCTTGGTGCACGATTCGGCCATCGAGGAAATTCTTCATCAAGAAAAAGATCCTCGATTGGCTTGTGAAAAACTCATCAGGCTAGCCCACAGTGGCGGTGGCCATGACAACATTACGGTGATTGTCGCAGATTTTTTTGGTCCCGGGCTTAAGTCTGCGGATGACAAGGCCGAAGTCCAGTATCAACAATATCCCTTGCCTCCCGACGTTGAACGTGAAGGGGTGCCTCAAACGCGAAAGCTTCGTGTTGATCGGGCTGCTGAAGCGACTGAGCCGATTGGCTTTCATGACACTGTACCGGTTTCCGGTGGCCCTGGCGTACATCTGAAACGCTTGGGTGTATTTTTGATTTCAACGGCGCTGTTGGGCGGACTTGTTTTTTTGTTGATGCTTTCCTGGCCGAGTATTCATCGGCATTTCTTTCGGAATGCCGGTAAGAATGCTATTTCTTCGGGTGAATCGTCAACAATGAGACCACACGATCCGGCTGCTGAACTTGTCGAAGTACGAGTGCGGACGGATGCCGAAGATGCGCTGCTCTATGTCGATGGTGAGCGTTACGGTGAACTGCCGGCTCAAGAAGATCTAAGCTTACTGTTTCCTCCTGGAGCCTATCGTTTCGAAGCGCGAAGCCGTGGCAGTGTCGTTGCTGCCACCCTTGTTACGGTGGAGCCCGGGGCTACTGCTGACGTTGCCCTCAACTTGCCAACAGGAGAAAGTAACCAAGTTCGGCGAAACCAAGCGCCGGTGCTCCTTGAGCCTAACGCGAACCCAGAGCTTCAAGAAGTTCCTCCGGCTGAGCCCTACGATGAGGCTCCTCCCCAAGAGCAAACCCCAACCCTCGCCCCAGCGCCCCAGCGAGTGCCGCCTCGAGAGCAGCCCCCTGCTGAGTCCCCACCGTCCCCACCAGCTGAGCCTTAA
- a CDS encoding FHA domain-containing protein, whose product MPKHLATTDHYVSMTGDAVSSEWDPTLTMQLVCSGCSIENPSHMRFCKQCGTRLSVIDPEGRLEKAPLTKPALAQDYLPEEGRLVSVGSNGVDGKTYPLTSNQIDIGSQDGDVIFGDDPYLSARHARFLRDAQGFRVIDLASVNGVFLRVKQSVPLEQGDTILIGQQVLRFEIGAKPSTSLGPAFRRGVKVFGTPEVSRLAWLVQYITEGVDRDAYCLYREETILGRESGDIVFTDDPFLSRRHASITYDADKKGFSLTDLGSSNGTGLKIRGESRLRSGDQIRIGRQLLRFELLNDVQSEERYD is encoded by the coding sequence ATGCCAAAGCACTTGGCTACTACTGATCACTATGTGTCCATGACCGGCGATGCCGTATCCTCGGAATGGGATCCAACTCTAACGATGCAACTTGTTTGCAGCGGCTGCAGTATTGAAAATCCAAGCCACATGCGTTTTTGCAAGCAGTGTGGGACGCGTCTTTCGGTTATCGATCCAGAAGGTCGTTTAGAAAAGGCGCCTCTCACCAAGCCTGCTTTGGCGCAAGATTACCTTCCGGAGGAAGGTCGCTTGGTTTCGGTCGGAAGCAATGGTGTTGACGGTAAAACTTACCCACTTACGAGCAACCAGATCGACATTGGTTCTCAAGACGGAGATGTCATTTTTGGTGACGACCCCTATCTTTCCGCGCGGCATGCTCGTTTTCTGAGGGATGCGCAAGGGTTTCGCGTTATCGATCTTGCAAGCGTTAATGGTGTGTTTTTACGTGTGAAGCAGAGTGTTCCGCTTGAGCAGGGCGATACGATTCTTATTGGTCAGCAAGTGTTGCGTTTCGAGATCGGGGCGAAGCCAAGCACAAGCCTTGGTCCAGCTTTTCGCCGTGGCGTGAAGGTTTTTGGAACTCCAGAAGTTTCCAGATTGGCCTGGCTTGTGCAATATATTACCGAAGGTGTCGATCGTGACGCGTACTGTCTCTATAGAGAGGAGACAATCTTGGGTAGGGAAAGTGGCGACATAGTGTTTACTGACGATCCCTTCTTATCTCGAAGGCATGCCTCAATTACCTATGATGCCGATAAAAAAGGCTTTTCTTTGACGGATTTGGGCTCTTCCAACGGGACCGGTTTAAAAATTCGCGGAGAAAGCCGCCTAAGATCTGGCGATCAGATTCGGATTGGGCGACAATTGCTTAGATTCGAATTGTTGAACGACGTCCAGAGCGAGGAAAGGTACGACTGA
- a CDS encoding FHA domain-containing protein: MIRIRQSFGVHAGRVLEFDQEVVRFGRLPESDVPFDPKVDLDASGRHAEIRKTVDGFQLVDVGSRNGTFLNGENITQALLSDGDEIEFGIGGPRVTIEISGQSSTMATQSVTDDMLDEATLLAEPSSEKKSLADDGATSVFDENARTTATASELDVELARTPLKTKRVSAWKKPHALLAVFLLFCLVLAVGLFFYVKNQRQTELSLAKNGELKEAQLSPEQIEQRYIKAMFAIVEQNANKQVGLVCTAFAVRSDLLATAAHCLSAVEEAAARGSAFHVAPCASNNGPKAAIVRMWRHPEFMLSGVRPSANIGIVQVDRQIDSHLKIADAKTLAGLQAGVPLFLFAAGSIGEISSGKLYSSKLESLSEKREPKNKLGVTVLNYNAVLPPSAGGSPVLDSAGRVLGVHVASLGALVAGMAATERPTEGYTYGIRVDALQELLLGLGR; this comes from the coding sequence ATGATACGTATTCGTCAGAGTTTTGGAGTGCACGCAGGACGTGTGCTGGAATTTGATCAGGAAGTCGTTCGTTTTGGTCGCCTACCGGAGAGCGACGTTCCTTTTGATCCTAAAGTCGATCTTGATGCTTCGGGTCGTCATGCTGAAATCCGAAAAACGGTTGACGGCTTTCAGCTCGTTGATGTGGGCTCACGTAATGGCACTTTTCTAAACGGCGAGAATATCACGCAAGCGTTGCTTTCGGACGGTGATGAGATTGAGTTCGGAATCGGCGGTCCACGGGTTACGATCGAAATTTCCGGACAAAGTTCCACCATGGCCACTCAAAGCGTGACCGACGACATGTTGGATGAAGCAACCTTGTTGGCCGAGCCATCGTCGGAAAAAAAAAGTCTAGCTGACGACGGTGCAACGAGCGTTTTCGATGAGAACGCCCGTACCACCGCCACGGCCTCGGAGCTGGATGTTGAACTCGCGCGAACACCGCTCAAAACGAAGCGCGTTTCGGCCTGGAAGAAGCCACACGCCTTGCTCGCTGTGTTTTTGTTGTTCTGTCTTGTGCTTGCTGTTGGACTTTTTTTCTATGTGAAAAATCAACGGCAGACGGAGCTCTCTTTAGCCAAAAACGGCGAGCTCAAAGAAGCGCAGCTGAGTCCTGAGCAAATCGAACAGCGCTATATTAAAGCCATGTTTGCTATCGTCGAGCAGAATGCCAATAAACAAGTTGGCTTGGTATGCACCGCGTTTGCTGTGCGCTCGGATCTGCTCGCAACTGCCGCTCACTGTCTTAGTGCGGTTGAAGAAGCAGCGGCTCGTGGCTCGGCTTTTCATGTTGCGCCGTGTGCAAGCAACAATGGTCCAAAGGCAGCCATTGTTCGTATGTGGCGTCATCCCGAATTTATGCTTTCCGGGGTTCGGCCTTCGGCCAATATCGGCATCGTGCAGGTCGATCGACAGATTGATAGCCATCTGAAGATTGCCGATGCTAAGACACTGGCCGGACTTCAAGCTGGAGTGCCCCTCTTTTTGTTTGCGGCGGGCTCAATCGGTGAAATCAGTAGCGGGAAACTTTATTCAAGCAAACTCGAGTCCCTGTCCGAAAAACGCGAGCCGAAAAACAAACTTGGAGTCACCGTTCTAAACTACAACGCTGTTCTTCCGCCCAGTGCCGGTGGCAGCCCCGTGTTAGATTCCGCCGGCCGTGTGCTTGGCGTGCACGTAGCCAGTCTAGGTGCCCTCGTCGCGGGAATGGCCGCAACGGAGCGTCCTACCGAAGGCTATACCTATGGAATTCGGGTTGATGCGCTCCAGGAGCTGCTTCTTGGCTTAGGTCGCTAA